The Cotesia glomerata isolate CgM1 unplaced genomic scaffold, MPM_Cglom_v2.3 scaffold_13, whole genome shotgun sequence genome has a segment encoding these proteins:
- the LOC123273766 gene encoding uncharacterized protein LOC123273766: MAEILNIQQPIIFDESIAHYESHAHQPYASSILNNNDEVRITMLNQNLCILPSKSTLHVIGKFTKDDNTAVADTTTLVNMSIGHMIKEIRLLMNGVEIDRNTNVGITSTMKGYLSFSPNQLSTLENAGWYTNDETKIINEAGYFDLSIPLNILCGFAEDYLKILMNVQLEIILTIANTDINAYIQTNAAAENVKVTLQKIEWIMPYITLSDKEKIQALNYITGDPAIPISFRTWELYEYPLLPATSRQIWVVKTSTQLEKPRCVVLGFQTARKNDARKNSSKFDHCNIRNIKLFLNSQSYPYEDLNLDINSNQYALLYDMYTNFQTSYYNKEAEPILTKKNFLQEAPLCVIDCSKQNEAIKSGPVDIRLEFESLVPFPANTTAYCLIIHDRIVEYKPISNTVRKLM, from the coding sequence ATGGCGGAAATCCTAAATATTCAACAacccataatttttgatgAGTCAATTGCGCATTATGAGTCACATGCTCATCAACCATATGCTTCATCTATACTGAACAACAATGATGAAGTTCGTATTACCATGCTGAATCAGAATTTGTGCATACTTCCAAGCAAAAGCACTCTACATGTGATTGGCAAATTTACGAAAGATGACAACACTGCTGTTGCTGACACTACAACACTTGTAAATATGAGTATTGGCCATATGATCAAGGAAATTCGATTATTGATGAATGGTGTAGAAATTGATCGAAATACCAATGTTGGTATTACCAGTACAATGAAAGGGTATTTGTCTTTTAGTCCTAATCAATTGAGCACTTTGGAAAATGCTGGTTGGTATACAAATGACGAGACCAAAATCATCAATGAAGCTGGATACTTTGATTTATCAATTCCACTGAATATATTGTGTGGTTTCGCAGAAgattatctaaaaattctaaTGAATGTTCAGCTTGAAATCATTCTTACAATAGCTAATACTGATATAAATGCTTATATACAAACAAACGCAGCTGCAGAAAATGTGAAAGTTActcttcaaaaaattgaatggaTTATGCCATATATTACACTGTctgacaaagaaaaaattcaagcACTGAATTATATTACTGGTGATCCAGCTATTCCAATAAGTTTCAGAACCTGGGAATTATATGAATATCCATTGTTACCTGCAACTTCAAGACAAATTTGGGTTGTCAAAACTTCAACACAGCTGGAGAAACCACGATGTGTGGTTCTTGGATTCCAAACAGCAAGAAAGAATGATGCTAGAAAAAATTCTAGTAAATTTGATCACTGCAATATTCGAAACATTAAGCTATTTTTGAATTCTCAAAGTTATCCTTATGAGGATTTAAACTTGGATATAAATAGCAATCAGTATGCTTTATTATATGATATGTATACGAACTTCCAAACATCATACTACAATAAAGAAGCAGAACCGATATTGACGAAGAAGAACTTTTTACAAGAAGCACCACTTTGTGTCATCGACTGCTCTAAGCAAAACGAGGCTATTAAATCTGGACCAGTAGATATTAGATTGGAATTTGAATCGTTAGTTCCATTTCCAGCCAATACAACTGCGTATTGTTTGATCATTCATGATCGTATTGTTGAATATAAGCCTATAAGCAACACTGTGcgaaaattaatgtaa